gctgggagggtgctgggggggtgggTGCCCCTCCCCACGCTTACCACAGGCCGCTGCCCCTCCGGCTGCCTGTACAGGACGGGGAGGGAGAGCAGTGACCCGGGGCCGGCCGGTTGTGGCCACGGTGCCGCGGCCGGAGCGTGCCCGGGGGGGACAGAGGCAGCGAGGTGCTGAGCGGGGGCGCTGATGCTGTCCCCGTTGCTGTCCCCGCAGCGAGTGGTACGGGTACCACTTCCCTGAGCTCATCAAGATCGTCCCCGAGAACTCCATGTACTGCCGCGTGGCCAAGTTCATCGGGAACCGCCGGGAGCTGAGCGAGGAGAGCctggaggggctggaggagaTCGTCATGGACGGCGCCAAGGCTCAGGCCATCCTGGATGCCTCCCGCTCCTCCATGGGTGAGCGCGGGGTGGCGGCTCCAGTGGGAGAGCTCCGGTGTCCCCGTTGGCGCCGCTGACCCCCCCGTGCCCCGGCAGGGATGGATATCTCCCCCCTGGACCTCATCAACATCGAGAGCTTCTCGAGCCGCGTGGTCTCGCTGTCCGAGTACCGCCGGGGGCTGCAGGAGTACCTGCGCTCCAAGATGAGCCAGGTGGCTCCCAGCCTGTCGGCGCTCATCGGGGAGGTGGTGAGTGTGACCctgcacacgcgtgtgcacaCGTGTGCCCCCCGGCTCGGACGTGATGTCCCAGTGAATCTGTCAATCCCCTGAGCCGTGCTGCTGACACCTCGCTGCTGATCCGGGCCCGGGGGCTGTGTCCGGCCCCGCTCCGGGCCCCTGCGGCGCCGCAGCCCCAGTGCCCCCTCTCCCCGCTCAGGTGGGCGCGCGCCTCATCTCGCACGCCGGCAGCCTCACCAACCTCGCCAAGTACCCGGCGTCCACCGTGCAGATCCTGGGCGCCGAGAAGGCGCTCTTCAGGTACCGCTGCGGGCGGCCGCCGTGATGGCGCCACCGGGCACCGGCTGTGACGGGGCCCGGCCCCGGGTGAGCAGCCGGAGCCGGTGTCTGAGCGACCgccgggggcgggggggggcgaTGGGGGCAGCGTCCGTCCGTGCCCCCCCCGGTGGCGGGAGGGCGGCAGCTCCGGGCGCTGCTGACGGCCCCGCTGGTTGCAGGGCGCTGAAGACGCGCGGGAACACCCCCAAGTACGGGCTCATCTTCCACTCCACGTTCATCGGGCGCGCGGCCGCCAAGAACAAGGGCCGCATCTCACGGTACCTGGCCAACAAGTGCACCCTGGCCTCGCGCATCGACTGCTTCTCAGGTGGggccgcggcgccgccgccTCTGCCGTGATGGCAACGTTTTTCGTCAGCAGCATCTCACCCCGTGAATGGTGACAGCtctggggctgagcagagcGCGGCGGCCGTGGGGCGCacggggggtgctggggggcaccGGGTGCTGACCCCCCCCGCCGCGTCCCACAGAGATCCCCACCAGCGTGTTCGGGGACAAGCTGCGGGAGCAGGTCGAGGAGCGTTTGGCCTTCTATGAGACCGGGGAGCCGCCGCGCAAGAACCTGGACGTCATGAAGGAGGCCGTGGTGGAGGTGAGGCCGGGGGGGGGCTGGTGGGGGGTCCCCCTGTTGGAGGTGATGTCAAACCCTGTCCTGACCCACCGTGGGGGGAAAAGACTGATTTAATGAGGCTGATCCGACAGCGGGGCTGAGCGCTGGGCTGGGGGCTGAGCGCTGCGCTGGGGGCTCATCCTGGCCTgactctcttttttcccccccgcAGGCGGGGGAGGTGGTGGCCGAGGTGAAGAGGAAgcaggagaagaaggagaagaagaagaagaaacgGGAGAAGCGGCGGTTGGAggcgctggcggcggcggcacaGGAGGACATGGAGGAGAACTCGGTGCCGGAGCCCGAGGTGAGGGCAGGGGCGGGATCGGGCTGGggatggacacagggatggggatggacaCGGACAcggctccagctcctcctgacCCCACGGCTCCTGCAGGAGAATGACGCGGAGcccaagaagaaaaggaagaagaagaagcagcagcgGGAGGAGGCGGAATCGGAGCCAGAGGAGagtgggctgcaggaggaggaggaggccgAGGCCGTGCccaagaagaagaggaaggtgacGGCCGAggctgagcaggaggaggaggaggaggatgagaagaagaagaggaagaagaagaagaaggtggCGCGGGACGAGGAGGACTGAGGGCGCCGGCCCCGTGCTCGGACTCTTGGACTGGCTGGAGCTCGGTGCGGCTGCGGTAACCGTGTCCTGGCCCCGCGAGTGCTCCGCGGCCGCGGTGCCGCACGTGGCATTAACCCCTCCGGGCCCCATAGCCCCGTTGGGGGTGTCCTGGGCTGTGTGTGGGGCCCGGGGCTGTCCCCGCCGGGGGGGCGGGAGCCCCTCAGTAAAGCGCTGCCGTGGTTGGAGATGCTCTCTTGGTGCtgtggtggtggggctgggggggacagCGCTGCCGCCCCAAGGCAAGGACGGGGCAGCCCCTCGTGCTGCAGAGCCCACGTTTATTGGAGGGAAGCCATAAATAACACGGGGGGTGGGCACGGGagcaggaggatgaggagggtgAGGAAGGGGGAAGCTGCCCTACGCGTCCAGGGCCCCGATCACGGCTTGGGTGAAATCGTGGGACGTGGCGTAGCCCCCCATGTCCGCTGTGCGCACCTGCAAGGAGAGGGCAGCGTTAGGGGGGACCCCAGCCCCGAGCTGGGGCTGGCACCAAAGGAGGGGCTTAGGGGGTCCCTGAGCTGTGGGGAGGGAGCCGAAGGGTCCCCCGGCCCCATGGCAACTGCTTTGGGGCACCCTGACCCCCAGCACCCCGCTGTGGGGCACCTGGCTGGGGCTGAGGGGTGGCAGAGGCACtgggggctcagccccacagagTCTCTCCCATGGGGTGTCCCAGCCCCTGTTCCCAGGTGGTTTCTGAGGGTCTGGGGGAGGCTGTTGTGGATGTCGGGGCCATTCCCTGCTCTCAGCCCCATCAGGCTcgaggggctggggaggagctgGCAGCGGTGCTGAGCCCCCCGTGCTCGCTGCCAGCCCCGCTTCTGCCCCCCAACCACCCCCCGGCCttggggagcagcaggcacaggcagagctggggggggcTTTGCACCCTTTATTTGCAGACACGAGTACACAGCGCAGCAGCAAGCGCACGGCCCGCATGCTCctgcacacgcgtgtgcacagacacacgtacacacacatgtgcacacacagacacacacgtGCAGGGCTCAGCCGCCGTGGTCCCACTGCCCCAGCTGGGGCAAGCGCCGGCTCCTGCCCCTCGGCTCCGTGGGGGGAATCTGCAGCTCATGGGGATGCTCCGGTGCCGGGAGGGGCTGCTCTGCCCCCCCAGCCCGGGGCTGCTTCCCAAGCTGGGCACTGCCCGGGAACAGCCACGGCTCCCACGGGAATGGGCTGGAATAGGGGGGGGACGGGCTCTGTGCCCCCTGGTCCCACTTAgtgctgaagctgctgcaggcGGGAGGGGGCGCCCACAGCAACTGTGGTCCTTGGGGGGTCCCTGTGGGcttgggggggtccctgtgaGCTTGGGGGGTCCCTGCGAGTGTGAGGGGGTCCCTGTGGGCTTGGGGGGTCCCTGTGAGCTTGGGCGGTCCCTGTGAGCTTGGGGGGGGTCCTGTGGGTTTGGGGGATCCCTGAGCTTGGGGGGTCCCTGTGAGCTTGGGGTGCTGCCCATCACCCCATCAGCAGAGGGAAGCTGCCACCACCCTCCTGCTGAGGGGCAGAGGAGCCGTGGGCAGGACGAGCTGTGCCAGGCAGGGCCATGCTGTGCGCTGTGGGTGCTGCcgtgggtgctgctgtgggtgcagtgggtcccggggggggggggggcagtggggCGCTCCTATGCCCCATAGTGGGGGTGCAGGTTGTCAATCACAGACTTGACGAAGTCAGAAGTTGTGGAGTAACCGCCCAGGTCCCGCGTCCGAACCTGGAATCCAACAGGGGGGAGAGACGGGAAAGGCGGCGGtgaaggggggaaggggggtgggaggggacGGGAGCGGCTGCCCTGAGCACCCGGCCCTGCCCGTGCCACAGAGCCAGGGGACAGGGCACGGGGATGGCATGGACACATGGACACAGCGACAGAGACACAGGGACATGGACACAGACGCacggacacagggacatgggctTCCGAGCGGGAGCAACTCCAGCCTCACTCCATGGCACTCACACCCCGACACTCACTTTGCCGCCTTTGATCACCTTCTTCACCGCGTCCGAGATCAAGTTGGAGTGGAATTccaggctggggagaggggggagcTGGAGTCAGCCCCACTGCCCCACTGCccccccactgcagccccactgCCCCCCGGTACGCACTTGAGGTGCCGCAGCATGTTGGCGGCCGACAGCAGCATCGCGGTGGGGTTGGCGATGTTCCTGCCCACGGCCTGGGCGAAGGGGTGCCGGGCGCCCTGCGGATGGACACCACGGTGAGGGACCCCCCTCAGCCcccccccagagcccccccggccccgcagcccctCACCATCTCGAACACGGCGTACTCGGCGCTGTAGCTCTCGCCGGGCACGACGCCGGCGCCCCccaccagccccgctgccagGTTGTCCACGATGTTGCCGTAGAGGTTGGGCATGACCAGGACGTCGAACTGGTACGGGTTCTGCACCAGCTGCGGGAGCAACGGCCATAGGGGGAGCTGTGGTGGGATGGGGCGAgctcctg
The window above is part of the Strigops habroptila isolate Jane chromosome 7, bStrHab1.2.pri, whole genome shotgun sequence genome. Proteins encoded here:
- the NOP56 gene encoding nucleolar protein 56, with protein sequence MVLLHVLFEHAAGYALFAVREVEEISLLLPQVEESVLSLGKFHNVVKLVAFSPFKSAQSALENMNAVSEGLLHEDLRLLLETSMPAKKKKALLGVADAKIGAAILEELGYQCQTGGVVAELLRGIRLHFHALVKGLTAQSASKAQLGLGHSYSRAKVKFNVNRVDNMIIQSISLLDQLDKDINTFSMRVREWYGYHFPELIKIVPENSMYCRVAKFIGNRRELSEESLEGLEEIVMDGAKAQAILDASRSSMGMDISPLDLINIESFSSRVVSLSEYRRGLQEYLRSKMSQVAPSLSALIGEVVGARLISHAGSLTNLAKYPASTVQILGAEKALFRALKTRGNTPKYGLIFHSTFIGRAAAKNKGRISRYLANKCTLASRIDCFSEIPTSVFGDKLREQVEERLAFYETGEPPRKNLDVMKEAVVEAGEVVAEVKRKQEKKEKKKKKREKRRLEALAAAAQEDMEENSVPEPEENDAEPKKKRKKKKQQREEAESEPEESGLQEEEEAEAVPKKKRKVTAEAEQEEEEEDEKKKRKKKKKVARDEED